Genomic DNA from Nitrosarchaeum koreense MY1:
CGAGATAAAAAAAGTATTGATGGAAAAATACCAAATTAATACCAGATGACCCGATTTTAGAATACATATAATGAAATCTAGAATTGCATGAATCTAGGAAATGATTTTTATAAATTCTATATTTTTAAGTATTTTATTTTTGATAACGTTATGATTCAATTTGAAAAAATATTGGCTTAATTTTAGAATAGCATTTTAGAAAATCGTCTATGTAGTTTAAAAGGGATGAAATTCTAATATTTTTTAAATTGTTCACAAATATTCTTGTTCCATTTGATCTCTCAAATCAATCCATTCATGCATTTAAAACTGCACTAGACATTGCAAAGAAATACAATTCCAGAATCACTCTTCTGACATGTCTTGAGGGAGATGCATGGCATCACAAGTTTTATGATTCTAGTGCAGATGATGAGATTATTAAAAAACAGAAAAAGGCAATACTTGCTCATATTGCCAAGGTAGAACCACTAGCAAAAAAAGCAAACATATCAATGAAATCTCAGATTTTAAAATCCATGTCAGTTGTTAAAGATATTGTTGCATATGCGAAATCTCGAAAAATAGATTTGATAGTAATGAGTTCTCATGGAAGAACTGGAGTGGATAAATTAATTCTTGGCAGTGTTGCAAATGGTGTTGCACAGAAATCTAGCTGTCCAGTGTTGATAATAAAATAAATTTGAAAGAAGGATTCATTGCAAAGGAAATGATTAAACTTGCAAAAAAATAACAATGTACTTTTAGTTTACCTACTTGCACTTAATAGTATAAATCATGAAGATTTGTGAGGTCTCCAAACAATGAATAAAACATTTGTAATGTTGAACATTGCATTAATTTTTGTATCGTTATTGACAGTATTTGCAGATCAATTGGCCTATGCTGTGCCAACATTTGTAGGAAAAGGAGGCATATCTGACTCTGGAGGTGCTATTACCCCATCACTTCCAACCGGAATACAAAGTGGGGATGTTTTGATACTTGTTGTTGAAACAGCAAATCAACCAATAACCATTACTAATGATGGCTCTGCTGGACCTTGGACTCAATTAACAAGTTCTCCTCAAGGTACTGGAACTGCTGCACAAGCTGATGCAACTCGAATTACTGTGTGGTATGCAACTTATGGTGGTTCTGGAACTACTGGACCAAGACTCTCTGATTCTGGCAATCATCAAATTGCTGAAGTTTTTGCATTTCGCAACGTTGATCCAGATAATCCTATTGGAGTAAATATTGGGAGTATAGAATCTACAGCCGATACAAGTGCTTCTATTCCAGGTGCAACTACAACCAAAGCTGATTCTCTAGTGGTGGCAATAATGGGAACTGCTCTACCTGATGCTAATGGTTCAACGCAGTATTCAGGACAATCAAATCCTGATCTAAGTGATATTACAGAAATTGAAGACATTACAAGAAACTCTGGAAACGGTGGTGGAATTTCTGTAACAACGGGAATAAAAACAACAATAGGATCGTACGGT
This window encodes:
- a CDS encoding universal stress protein — encoded protein: MFTNILVPFDLSNQSIHAFKTALDIAKKYNSRITLLTCLEGDAWHHKFYDSSADDEIIKKQKKAILAHIAKVEPLAKKANISMKSQILKSMSVVKDIVAYAKSRKIDLIVMSSHGRTGVDKLILGSVANGVAQKSSCPVLIIK